From the Nerophis ophidion isolate RoL-2023_Sa linkage group LG18, RoL_Noph_v1.0, whole genome shotgun sequence genome, one window contains:
- the tsen34 gene encoding tRNA-splicing endonuclease subunit Sen34, translated as MAEKEEEPSLQGVGVSHCDSAPLLWRMKDLRTVRSLGLVGALLGSLPRTPRQNVRLGRPLLLLPEEERLLAEQGVSAILPPGPLDAKGAELRQQVAQFEENLRWSFDEQRVLALRDRKSALVRAMSSSRAESESGGDDEDLRGRLEALEGSFSFPRSALAVQLSTARAGLAYCPEDRTLLLAGVPTGQEPQCNTRYQVFRDLRGRGFYLTSAGKFGGDFLVYPGDPLRFHAHFIAVCLSEDESVPVLDVLAVARLGSNVKKTVLLCSPQSGGGVTYSSLQWSGMV; from the exons ATGGCCGAGAAAGAGGAGGAGCCATCTCTCCAAGGAGTTGGTGTGAGTCACTGTGACTCCGCCCCCTTGCTGTGGAGGATGAAGGACCTGCGGACGGTCAGATCCCTTGGCCTGGTGGGGGCGCTGCTGGGGTCCCTGCCGCGGACCCCCCGACAAAATGTCCGCCTGGGTCGGCCGTTGTTGCTACTGCCAGAGGAAGAGCGGCTACTAGCAGAGCAAGGCGTGTCCGCCATCTTGCCACCGGGACCGCTG GACGCTAAAGGGGCGGAGCTTCGTCAGCAGGTGGCACAATTCGAGGAGAACCTGCGGTGGAGTTTTGACGAACAGCGCGTCCTCGCTCTGCGCGACAGGAAGTCAGCGCTGGTCAGAGCCATGAGCTCATCGCGTGCAG AGTCTGAATCGGGCGGCGATGATGAAGACCTGCGTGGACGCCTGGAGGCCTTGGAAGGCAGCTTCAGCTTCCCTCGCTCGGCGTTGGCGGTCCAGCTCAGCACAGCAAGGGCGGGATTGGCCTACTGCCCCGAGGACCGCACCCTCCTCCTGGCAGGCGTGCCCACTGGCCAAGAGCCACAATGCAACACACGATACCAGGTGTTTAGAGACCTGAGGGGGCGGGGCTTCTACCTCACTTCAGCCGGCAAGTTTGGCGGCGATTTTCTTGTCTATCccg GCGATCCCCTTCGTTTCCACGCTCACTTCATCGCCGTGTGTCTGTCCGAGGACGAGAGCGTGCCGGTACTGGATGTCCTCGCCGTGGCTCGGCTGGGCTCCAACGTCAAGAAGACTGTCCTCTTGTGCTCACCGCAAAGTGGCGGAGGCGTGACCTACTCGTCCCTGCAGTGGAGCGGGATGGTTTAA